A portion of the Cellulophaga algicola DSM 14237 genome contains these proteins:
- the proB gene encoding glutamate 5-kinase gives MYKQKIVIKVGTNVMTNKDNRIVRPVLKKLVKQIAQLYERGIITILVSSGSVIAGMEVLGKSSIEDKTQKRQVYSAIGQPRMMRLYYNIFRDYGMKCAQVLPTKRDFSPGEHRQNMINCYEGLLAEGVIPIANEDDAVSLTMSMFSDNDELASLIAQLVKADKLIILTDIDGLYSGHPDEKSSSLVDHVSPDENLNKYIQDNTKGEAEGRGGMGSKLEYAQQSAANNIPTFIANGKKDHTIIDIIDGKKVGTRVALKKEIEV, from the coding sequence ATGTATAAACAAAAGATTGTCATAAAAGTCGGAACTAATGTGATGACGAATAAAGATAATAGAATTGTAAGGCCTGTACTCAAGAAATTGGTGAAACAAATTGCACAATTATATGAAAGGGGAATCATTACTATTTTGGTTTCTTCTGGGTCTGTAATTGCTGGAATGGAGGTCTTAGGTAAATCTAGTATCGAAGATAAAACACAAAAAAGACAGGTTTACTCGGCTATTGGGCAGCCTAGAATGATGCGTTTGTACTATAATATATTTCGTGATTATGGTATGAAATGTGCACAGGTTTTACCTACCAAAAGAGATTTTAGTCCTGGTGAACACCGTCAAAACATGATAAATTGTTATGAAGGATTACTTGCGGAAGGTGTTATCCCTATTGCTAATGAAGATGATGCAGTATCGCTAACCATGTCTATGTTCTCTGATAACGATGAGCTTGCTAGTCTTATCGCGCAATTAGTTAAGGCAGATAAACTCATTATTTTAACTGATATTGATGGGCTTTATAGCGGTCATCCAGACGAAAAAAGCAGTTCCCTTGTTGATCACGTAAGTCCGGATGAAAATCTAAACAAATACATTCAAGACAACACCAAAGGAGAAGCCGAGGGGCGTGGTGGCATGGGTTCTAAATTAGAATATGCACAACAGTCCGCCGCAAATAACATCCCTACGTTTATTGCCAACGGAAAAAAAGACCATACCATTATAGATATTATCGACGGAAAAAAAGTGGGTACACGAGTTGCCCTTAAAAAAGAAATAGA